CCAAGGCCTGGAGGCAAAGCGGGTGGAGGCCCAAGCCCACAGTGCTCCCTCCTCCCCAGGCGGTTGGCTGAGCCTGGCCCAGAGGGTGTGCAGGGGTCTCCTGTTGGCAACGTCACTTGGGGTCTGACAGGTCCTCTGGGACTAAACAAACGAAGTCCCCTCAACGTGAGGCGGGGAGTGACATCACTGAATCCCCAGATGAACCTTCCTAGTGTGTCGCCTCCAGAGCAGGTGTCGTGGGAGTCAAATGCAGTCACCTCAACGTGAGGCGGTGCCTCCAGGAGGAGCCTGGAGTGCTGTGAGCGCCCCGGCCTCAGGAGCCCTGGGAACACAGCGTTCTCCAGTGGTCACAGGAGAGACGCCACTGGGAAGGCCCGAGGGGTTTCTAAACACCCAGGagcagagaagcagaaaacaagCAAACGCCACGTGGCTTCTCCACAGATTCCTCTTCACAAAGAGCCCACCTTCTCTCCATAAAGCTGGGGTCACGCAGCCAAGGCAGAGGGGCCTTGTGTTCCTGTTATCGTGAACCacattttgggtttggtttatttTGGGATTTTTCTTAGAGCGGTaacatggaaaaaacaaaaaagactaccGGCCGTTACAGAGCGTGTGCGTGTGCCCATGTACCTTTACCACCCTCTAAGCCGGACGGGCGCGCTTCTTCCTGCAGCCCCAGGCAGGCAGCCTGCTGTCCGCGCCCTTGGCCACAGGCTGGCAGAGGGGACTGACCGACGAGCACTGACCACGTCTCTTTGAAAAGCTTACTTTAATACAGGGTGTGGCATGGCACAAAACGCAGATGTTCCTATTAGACCTGAAAAACACCTGTCACCATTGGACATCAGTTTGCTTTATCCTTAAAAACAACACAAGGGAGGCAAACGCAGAACTGCCGGGCAGGCCCCCGGGTCCCAGAATGCACCGCACGGTTCCCGTTGGGGTGACTATGTGGGTCCCCACAGGCTTCGAGACTCAGGAACGTCGCTGGCACGTCCTGCTGGCCTGCGGCCCTCTCCTGACCCGTGCAGGGGGGACACACCTTTCTCCAAAGCTGACGTGTCACGGAAGCTGCCCCATGAGTGTCGGGACCGTGAATGTTCCGCTGAGCGTCCGCCCCTCCCTGCCCTGCGTCCTGCCACCAGTGTCCACCTGAGCTGCCGTGGCTCTGGGACCAGGGCTGCCTCTGCCCCCGTGTGCCACCCTAGGCgcccctcctccctgctctgGGCTCCCCCGCCCCAGCCCCGACTCTTCTTCTTGCCTTTGCTGCGCCTGCTTGGCCTCCCACGGGAGCTGTGGACCCTGCCTACTAAGCACGAGCTGCTTCCCCTGACCCTGGCCCCTCTGACTTCATGACACATGAGCCACGCAAAGCCTTGGCTTTCCCAATGGCTCCCGGCCTCGCACTGGGACGGCCTACAGCACCTACAGCGCCCACAGCACCAAGCCCTGGGAGGAACACCCACCCCCGCATCTGGGCACGCCCCGTGCCCTCCAGGGCCTCACTTTGGAATCATAAAGGAAAGCGGATACAAGTGTGTCTTCCACGCTCACGTACAGGTTTTATGGGTTACACAGACAAGCTTTAAAGCTGGGAAACAGCAGCCTCAGACATGTGCGCCGCCACGTGGCACTGAGGGCAAGAGAGCAGAGGGCACCTGGGCCGCGTGACCAAGCTGTGCCACCTCCACCACGCAGGCACCTGCAGTCGGCTGCTGTTCGCTGTTGGAGGTGGGGGGGTACCAGGCTCCCCACGGGCACACAGCGGGCACCTGCTCTGCTTCCCGCCTGCGGGCGTGTGGGCCATGCTGCGCTGGGAGGTGTGCCAGCGGCGGTGCTACGACGGGtggaagtggtggtggtggtggtggtggtggtgctcgtggtggtggtggtgctcgTGCCGCTGGATCACTGGCACCACGAAGCCCTCTCCCGCTGGCGTGGGCGGCAGGTCCCGCACCACCTCGTGCTCCACCGCGGCGGGCTGGGCGTGTGGGGCCTTGAGTGGCGAGTGGCTCTCCCTGCCCTTTTGCCGGGACCGCTTGTGGCCATAGACCTGTGGTGGGGGCTGCGGGGGAGGCTGTGGGAGGTGGTGGCCGTCCTGAGGGGCCTGTGGGGGCAGGACAGCCGGCAGGTAGTAGCTGAAGGCTTTCCCAGACTTGCTGCTGCCTGGCATCCCGGCTGGCTTCCCGGAGCCCTTGGGGGACTTGAGGAACTGCTTCTCTGGCCCCTTCAGGCGGGGCTGCACGTCCAGGGCCCTGGCAGCAGGCTCCGAGGCTGGCACAGTGTGTTCCACCAGCACCTGTGACCTGCGATGGTACACGGTGTGTGTGTCCGGCTCCTGGGAGCGGCACCGGCCCTGGAGGTGTGAGGCCCTGGCCTGGGGCTCCTGCTTGGCCTGCACAGGAGGGGACCCTGTGGACACAGGTCAGAGGGTGAGGCACTGGGAGTATAGGCCAGGGCACGCAGCTGGGTTCCCATCTCCTCCGAAATGGCCGACTGCCCAGGGCCCGCTGGAAGAGCTGCGCCAGCGAGTCCCATCTGAGGCCAGCCTGTGAGCCAGTTTGTAGTCAGATGGTCACAGGTCCTGAGAGGAAGGGCCGGCCCCTGGGGGTGACCTGCTGTCTGGCTCCGCAGCTCCCTGTGAAGGCCAACTCCTCCACCCTGCCCCCACTGCATGTCCTGGGAGCAAAGCTTCTCTCCTCACACAGCTGAGACCCCATCAGGGAGGGCACCTCAGGATTCACATCCCCTCATCACAAAACAGATTCCACAAGGACCCGGGGCTGACACCTTCATAAGCGCCGTGTAAGCCCTGTGTGCAGCTCCTGTGCAGAGCGTGGCCAAGGAGGCCGGGGTCTGCACACGGCACACTGAGCCCCTGTGACCCCGATCCAGCCCCACCCCTCCTGCCATATGGACTCCTAGAGCAGGGGTTATGAGAGGGACCTGACCCCAATCCAGCGCCACCCCTCCTGCCCCGTGGACTCCTAAGGCAGGAGTTACGAGAGGGACACACCCCTCCTGCCATGTGGATCCCTAAAGTGTGGATTATGAGAGGAACTTGGCCCCAGCCCTTGGGGAGTGGCCTGGGTACCCCAAGATCCAGCGCCACCCCTCCTGCCCCTGTGGACACCTAGAATGGCTGTTATGAGAGGGACTTGGCCCCAACCCTTAGGGAGTGGCCTGGGTACCCCAAGATCCAGCGCCACCCCTCCTGCCCCTGTGGACACCTAGAATGGGTGTTATGAGAAGGACTTGGCCCCAACCCTTAGGGAGTGGCCTGGGCTTTGATCCAGGAATCTTCCTGCAGGCCACACAGGGGTGCTGCTGGTTGCGAATGAGCACATGCTGGGCAGGCTGCTACTGTCTACACTGCCTGCCGTCCACAGTCTGCTTTCCTCCACACTGCCTGCCGTCCACAGTCTGCTTTCCTCCACACTGCCTGCCGTCCACACTGCCTGTCATCCACACTGTCCACACTGCCTGCCTGCCATCTACACCGCCTGTTGTCTACACTGCCTGTGTCCACACTGCCTGCCTGCCATCCACACTGTCCACACCTTCTGCTGTCCACACTGCCTGCCTGCCGTCCACACCGCCCGTCATCCACACTGTCCACACTGCCTGCTGTccacactgcctgcctgctgtccATACCGCCTGTTGTCTACACTGCCTGCTGTCCACACCACCTGTTGTCCATACTGCCTGCCTGCCATCCA
This Callithrix jacchus isolate 240 chromosome 2, calJac240_pri, whole genome shotgun sequence DNA region includes the following protein-coding sequences:
- the NKD2 gene encoding protein naked cuticle homolog 2 isoform X3 translates to MGQLLSTDDGERAANREGPGGPGGQRLNIDALQCDVSMEEDDRQEWTFTLYDFDNSGKVTREDMSSLMHTIYEVVGASVNHSSGSSKTLRVKLTVSPEPTSKKKEGPPAGQGPPLSDRMPTHSRTEGELVEEPRAADRRLSAHVRRPSTDPQPCSEQGPYCVDENTERRNHYLDLAGIENYTSRFSPGSPPVQAKQEPQARASHLQGRCRSQEPDTHTVYHRRSQVLVEHTVPASEPAARALDVQPRLKGPEKQFLKSPKGSGKPAGMPGSSKSGKAFSYYLPAVLPPQAPQDGHHLPQPPPQPPPQVYGHKRSRQKGRESHSPLKAPHAQPAAVEHEVVRDLPPTPAGEGFVVPVIQRHEHHHHHEHHHHHHHHHFHPS
- the NKD2 gene encoding protein naked cuticle homolog 2 isoform X4 → MGQLLSTDDGERAANREGPGGPGGQRLNIDALQCDVSMEEDDRQEWTFTLYDFDNSGKVTREDMSSLMHTIYEVVGASVNHSSGSSKTLRVKLTVSPEPTSKKKEGPPAGQDRMPTHSRTEGELVEEPRAADRRLSAHVRRPSTDPQPCSEQGPYCVDENTERRNHYLDLAGIENYTSRFSPGSPPVQAKQEPQARASHLQGRCRSQEPDTHTVYHRRSQVLVEHTVPASEPAARALDVQPRLKGPEKQFLKSPKGSGKPAGMPGSSKSGKAFSYYLPAVLPPQAPQDGHHLPQPPPQPPPQVYGHKRSRQKGRESHSPLKAPHAQPAAVEHEVVRDLPPTPAGEGFVVPVIQRHEHHHHHEHHHHHHHHHFHPS